A DNA window from Candidatus Saccharibacteria bacterium oral taxon 955 contains the following coding sequences:
- a CDS encoding dUTP diphosphatase, which translates to MKVDIKILHKNASQPAYQTEQSAGMDLTAQIDEPVKIEPHGRVIIPTGIAISLPVGYEAQIRGRSGMAAKFGITLANGVGTIDADYRGEIGVILLNTSDQSFVVEPGMRIAQMVVTSYERVEWNEVGQLDETERGSGGYGSTGHA; encoded by the coding sequence ATGAAAGTTGATATCAAGATTTTACATAAAAACGCCAGTCAACCGGCCTATCAGACTGAGCAGTCAGCGGGTATGGATTTAACGGCACAAATTGATGAGCCGGTCAAAATCGAACCGCATGGTCGCGTGATTATTCCGACTGGAATCGCAATTTCACTCCCCGTTGGATATGAGGCTCAAATCAGGGGCCGGAGTGGTATGGCGGCAAAATTTGGTATCACGCTGGCGAATGGTGTTGGCACGATTGATGCTGATTATCGTGGTGAGATTGGAGTAATTTTATTAAACACAAGTGACCAATCGTTTGTGGTCGAGCCAGGGATGCGTATTGCACAGATGGTAGTGACTAGCTATGAGCGTGTTGAATGGAACGAGGTTGGACAGCTTGATGAAACGGAGAGGGGGTCGGGCGGTTATGGCAGCACGGGACACGCGTAG
- the polA gene encoding DNA polymerase I, translating into MTKRLVIIDGKSVFYRGYYAMPNLSTADGTPTGGVYGFAALSLELFKKLKPDYVCVAWDKPKTNIRKRLEIYPEYKAGRKPAPADFYAQIPILHELLDAFSWPLYELDDYEADDIMATLAKKASDQGIETCLITSDLDALQAVGPLTHVYALKKGLTNIDLFDPDSFTAKYGIRVDQFLDLKALKGDSSDNIPGVPGVGEKTAVQLLQQFDTLENIYENLWQIKDSVRRKLEAGKESAKMSKKVAELWFDAPVELDLADMDVTDLDTTKLKQLLNKLEFRSLLRNLPEHMRSSSDVDDYSQSLRSFEETKEVPDHARETLMTAKELVIWSEGGNVWLSHERGKVAKLRRSEAIDILSRVAIVGHDTKTFLKQLLADGANLPEIRHDTAQGSFLLNPLRKSRELADLVGMEEITDPKVAISAIWALYDEQSQALDALPELAYVARTMDFPLIPVLARMEYRGIKLDSSKLADMDAKLTTDIAEIEKQMYMMAGYEFNIASPAQLAEVLFTKLQLPTTGIKKGKTGYSTGQKELDKLRGQHPIIELIERFRELTKLQNTYVQTLPQQVDKNGRIHTTFNQDVVATGRLSSTEPNLQNIPIRTELGRKIRDAFVPEEGNVFVSADYSQFELRLAAVLSRDEKMINDFNAGADIHAKTAAEVYQVPLDDVTKEQRRRAKVVNFGVLYGMSQHGLAAAANMTFGEAQHFINEYFKVHASIRKYLDDTIKKAHDDGFVETLFGRRRWTPDVKSSNFVVRSAAERAAANMPIQGTEADLMKLAMLKVDERLGRLIVEDPAAQRDGSTSDPKPPLCAQLLQIHDSILIECPRNMAERVSAVLVDVMENIYPELGVRLKVDVHVGNNWGEV; encoded by the coding sequence ATGACGAAGCGGTTGGTAATTATTGACGGGAAAAGTGTGTTTTATCGCGGGTATTATGCGATGCCAAATTTATCGACGGCAGACGGTACACCAACTGGTGGAGTGTATGGGTTTGCGGCTTTGTCGCTCGAATTGTTCAAAAAACTGAAACCAGATTATGTCTGTGTGGCGTGGGATAAGCCTAAAACAAATATTCGTAAACGTTTAGAGATTTATCCAGAATATAAAGCGGGACGAAAACCTGCACCAGCAGATTTTTATGCTCAGATCCCAATTTTGCATGAGCTACTAGATGCGTTTAGCTGGCCGTTATACGAGCTCGACGACTACGAAGCCGATGATATCATGGCTACACTTGCTAAAAAGGCTAGCGATCAGGGGATTGAAACCTGCCTGATCACCAGTGACCTTGACGCACTACAAGCGGTTGGTCCGTTAACTCATGTTTATGCCCTCAAAAAAGGATTAACCAATATTGATCTATTTGATCCAGATAGTTTTACGGCTAAATACGGTATTCGTGTTGATCAGTTTCTTGATCTAAAGGCGCTCAAAGGCGACTCTAGCGATAATATCCCAGGCGTGCCTGGTGTTGGTGAAAAAACCGCCGTACAATTGCTCCAGCAGTTTGATACGTTAGAAAATATTTACGAAAACCTTTGGCAGATTAAAGATAGTGTTCGGCGTAAACTTGAGGCGGGCAAAGAGTCGGCTAAGATGAGCAAAAAAGTTGCTGAGCTATGGTTTGACGCTCCAGTTGAACTTGATCTTGCTGATATGGACGTGACGGATCTCGATACGACAAAATTAAAACAGCTACTTAACAAATTAGAATTTCGTTCGTTGCTTCGTAACCTTCCCGAGCATATGCGTAGTAGCTCGGATGTTGATGACTATAGTCAAAGCCTTAGATCTTTTGAAGAAACGAAAGAAGTGCCGGATCATGCCAGAGAGACACTGATGACGGCAAAAGAGTTGGTTATTTGGTCAGAGGGGGGTAATGTTTGGCTCAGTCATGAGCGCGGTAAGGTTGCTAAGTTGCGAAGGAGCGAAGCGATTGATATCTTATCGCGGGTAGCGATAGTTGGGCACGATACAAAAACCTTTCTAAAGCAACTGTTAGCCGATGGTGCAAATTTACCAGAGATTCGTCACGACACGGCGCAGGGATCTTTCTTGCTCAATCCTCTAAGAAAATCACGCGAGCTCGCTGATCTTGTTGGCATGGAGGAGATAACTGATCCAAAAGTTGCGATTAGCGCGATATGGGCGCTATACGACGAGCAGTCACAGGCGCTAGATGCTCTGCCTGAGCTTGCGTACGTTGCACGGACCATGGATTTTCCGCTTATCCCAGTTCTGGCACGCATGGAGTATCGAGGGATTAAGCTCGATAGTAGTAAGCTCGCTGATATGGATGCAAAACTAACAACCGATATAGCCGAGATTGAGAAGCAAATGTATATGATGGCGGGCTATGAGTTTAATATTGCCAGCCCAGCTCAGCTCGCGGAAGTGTTGTTTACAAAATTGCAGTTACCTACGACTGGAATTAAAAAGGGCAAGACGGGGTATAGTACAGGGCAAAAAGAGCTAGATAAGCTTCGTGGACAGCACCCGATTATCGAGCTGATTGAGCGATTTCGAGAGTTGACAAAGTTACAGAATACCTATGTCCAAACACTGCCCCAGCAGGTTGATAAGAATGGGAGAATTCATACTACGTTTAATCAAGATGTAGTTGCAACGGGACGACTGTCGAGTACTGAGCCAAATCTTCAGAATATCCCGATTCGTACCGAGCTGGGGCGAAAGATCCGTGACGCATTTGTACCCGAGGAGGGGAACGTGTTTGTGAGTGCCGACTATTCGCAGTTTGAACTACGCCTGGCCGCGGTGCTATCGAGAGATGAAAAGATGATAAATGACTTTAATGCTGGTGCCGATATCCATGCTAAAACGGCGGCAGAAGTATACCAAGTTCCGCTAGATGATGTTACGAAAGAACAGCGTAGGCGAGCAAAAGTTGTGAATTTTGGTGTACTTTATGGTATGAGTCAGCATGGTCTTGCGGCGGCGGCGAATATGACGTTTGGTGAGGCGCAACACTTTATAAATGAATATTTCAAGGTGCATGCCAGTATTCGTAAATATTTAGATGACACAATAAAAAAAGCTCATGATGATGGTTTTGTTGAAACGCTGTTTGGTCGTCGTCGCTGGACTCCAGATGTAAAATCGAGTAATTTTGTTGTTCGGTCGGCCGCTGAGCGAGCAGCGGCAAATATGCCGATTCAGGGTACGGAGGCTGATTTAATGAAGTTGGCAATGCTAAAAGTCGATGAAAGACTTGGGCGACTTATAGTAGAAGATCCGGCTGCTCAAAGAGACGGGAGTACTAGTGATCCTAAACCTCCACTCTGCGCCCAGCTATTGCAGATTCATGACAGTATATTGATTGAGTGCCCACGCAATATGGCAGAGAGAGTCTCTGCTGTGCTGGTGGACGTTATGGAAAATATTTATCCCGAGCTCGGTGTTCGTCTAAAGGTTGATGTTCATGTTGGCAATAATTGGGGCGAGGTGTAG
- a CDS encoding DNA primase: MDAKEEVRARLNIEDVIGEYVQLKRAGRSFKGLSPFSGEKTPSFFVSPDKNIWHDFSSNKGGDVFAFVMEVEGVDFRGALELLARKAGVELSDYESGASKRLAEKKKRLLEANQLAATYYQQCLLRNNHAMEYVFKHRKLSKQVVADFQIGYAPDTGSALMNALTKKGFTKRELAEAGLLNRYGGDLFRGRMMVPLMDQSGQVVGFTGRIIDDIPNAPKYLNTPQTLLYDKGRHIFALSQAKEAIRADDVVVVVEGNLDVVSSHRVGIRSVVATAGTAMTENHIRAIKRLTGDIRLAYDGDKAGVAASERAIAIASQVGVELSIISLPDGAKDPDELIQRDPRLWKQAIANKEPAVDWVLRQYASRVDMTTANGKRAFTTAGLGVVRTLTDPVEQDHYERKIADMTGASLESIHTKLTQKKVDRPKLKEVKAATRRADGDTFVYEDNALAIAVVDSSCRELFAHIDTCMFHGDERRALARYMADHARSPLADTPKELQKFDTYVKIVLLRAEQRYAEWDSNDRYYEMARLLRQIEHEHKKQTQGKLIDELREAEVAGDESRADALRVELNNLIKEIARGKR, from the coding sequence ATGGATGCCAAGGAGGAGGTGCGGGCGCGACTCAATATTGAGGATGTTATCGGCGAGTATGTGCAGTTGAAGCGTGCTGGGCGAAGCTTTAAGGGTCTCAGTCCGTTTAGTGGCGAAAAAACCCCAAGTTTTTTTGTAAGCCCAGATAAAAATATTTGGCATGATTTTTCGAGCAACAAGGGTGGAGATGTGTTTGCTTTTGTTATGGAGGTTGAGGGGGTTGACTTTCGGGGCGCACTTGAACTGCTGGCACGAAAAGCTGGTGTTGAGCTAAGTGATTATGAGTCGGGGGCGTCAAAACGGTTAGCTGAAAAAAAGAAACGACTTCTCGAAGCGAATCAACTAGCGGCAACGTATTATCAGCAATGTCTTCTCCGCAATAATCATGCGATGGAGTATGTTTTTAAGCATCGTAAGCTATCAAAACAGGTCGTAGCTGATTTTCAAATCGGTTACGCTCCTGATACCGGGTCAGCACTAATGAACGCTCTCACAAAAAAAGGCTTCACCAAAAGGGAGCTAGCAGAAGCTGGTTTGTTGAATCGATACGGAGGCGATTTATTTCGGGGTAGGATGATGGTGCCGTTGATGGACCAAAGTGGACAGGTGGTCGGGTTTACTGGACGGATCATCGACGACATTCCTAACGCGCCAAAATACCTAAACACCCCCCAGACGCTACTTTACGATAAAGGTAGACATATTTTCGCGCTGTCTCAGGCAAAAGAAGCGATTCGGGCCGATGATGTGGTAGTTGTGGTGGAGGGAAATCTCGATGTAGTGAGTAGCCATCGGGTAGGTATTCGGTCGGTTGTTGCTACGGCGGGTACGGCGATGACGGAGAACCATATCCGGGCGATTAAACGCCTGACGGGAGATATTCGCTTGGCGTACGATGGTGATAAGGCCGGGGTTGCTGCGAGTGAGCGAGCGATTGCGATTGCATCTCAGGTGGGGGTGGAGCTGTCGATCATTAGTTTACCAGATGGAGCGAAAGACCCAGATGAGCTAATCCAGCGCGATCCTCGGCTATGGAAACAGGCCATTGCGAATAAAGAGCCAGCGGTTGATTGGGTTTTGAGACAATACGCCTCTCGTGTTGATATGACGACGGCTAATGGGAAGCGAGCTTTTACGACTGCAGGACTGGGGGTTGTACGCACGCTAACTGATCCTGTCGAGCAGGATCATTACGAGCGTAAGATAGCTGATATGACTGGTGCGTCACTTGAGTCGATTCATACAAAACTTACACAGAAGAAGGTTGATCGACCTAAGTTGAAAGAGGTAAAGGCGGCGACAAGACGGGCTGATGGTGATACGTTTGTTTATGAAGACAACGCCCTCGCAATTGCAGTAGTTGATAGCTCGTGTCGGGAACTGTTTGCACATATAGATACTTGTATGTTTCATGGCGACGAGCGACGAGCGCTAGCTCGGTATATGGCGGATCACGCTAGATCACCTCTCGCAGACACTCCAAAAGAGTTGCAGAAATTTGATACCTATGTAAAAATAGTCCTATTGCGTGCCGAGCAACGATACGCTGAGTGGGATAGTAATGACCGCTATTATGAAATGGCTCGTTTGCTACGGCAGATAGAACACGAACATAAGAAACAAACCCAAGGAAAATTAATTGATGAGCTCCGTGAAGCGGAAGTGGCTGGTGATGAATCACGAGCTGACGCCCTCAGGGTAGAGCTCAATAATCTTATCAAGGAGATAGCGCGTGGCAAACGATGA
- the rpsT gene encoding 30S ribosomal protein S20, translated as MPIIKSAIKRMKQTAKRRERNIGIKRDIKTATKAFMAKPTAEGLSAAQSELDTAVKKGLLKKATASRRKSSLAKVAKEAGVKLSATKKATKPVAKSTSTTKTSTKKAPAKKTATTKK; from the coding sequence ATGCCAATCATTAAATCAGCTATCAAACGTATGAAGCAGACTGCCAAGCGTCGTGAGCGCAATATTGGCATCAAGCGCGACATCAAGACTGCAACAAAAGCGTTTATGGCAAAACCAACCGCCGAAGGTTTGAGTGCCGCTCAGAGCGAGCTTGACACCGCAGTCAAGAAGGGTCTTCTAAAAAAAGCAACTGCGAGCCGTCGCAAATCCAGCCTCGCAAAGGTTGCTAAAGAAGCTGGCGTTAAGCTCTCGGCAACCAAAAAGGCTACAAAACCAGTCGCTAAATCAACCTCAACCACCAAGACCAGCACCAAAAAGGCACCAGCAAAAAAAACTGCTACCACTAAAAAATAG
- the pnp gene encoding polyribonucleotide nucleotidyltransferase, whose amino-acid sequence MSIINPNGKDIFSVKTELCGRPLTIEVNRVGFRASGSVLVRYGDTVVLGSASVGTRPVVLDYFPLSIDYEEKFYAAGKISGSRFIKREGRPSDDAVLIGRLIDRPIRPLFPKGYRQEVQVVSTVLSMDPGFRPDMIAMIAASSALMLTGTPFDGPVAGLRVGRVNGEFRAFLTPEEREESDLDLVVAGIESGITMVEAGAKEVSEEVIVDAIAWAHEMMQPAIQLQKELKEKVAPKEREYTLVLPNEDIQKEANVWVEGKFGAVIRKAYPERNEMINEIRLAYHIEMAEKHGGEEEYASLRDEYDEAFTKALHEDVRKGIVEEGIRPDGRQLTEIRPLSSEVGILPRTHGSSLFTRGVTQGMNIVTLAPLSYAQLVDTMERTDDERRYMHHYNAPPYTVGETGRIGSPGRREIGHGYLAERALSAVLPTEEEFPYAIRSVTEIMSQNGSTSMAATCSSCLALMDAGVPLRRPVSGIAMGLMMDGNTPYVLSDIADAEDFAGDMDFKVTGTEKGVTAMQMDMKVHGLPVAVLRQAIEQSKAGRAHILEHMLSVLPQPRQTLSPYAPRIEKIKINPDKIGAVIGKGGEVINKITAETGAMIDIKDDGLITVASPDGKTIEKALNWIRSLTEEPEVGKIYTGKVVTIKDFGAFVNILPGTDGMLHISQLSDKRVEKVTDVIKEGQMVKVKLSGIDEKGRLNLTMKGVDQ is encoded by the coding sequence ATGAGTATTATCAACCCTAATGGTAAGGATATTTTTAGTGTCAAAACTGAACTTTGCGGTAGACCACTGACAATTGAAGTCAACCGTGTTGGCTTTCGCGCTAGTGGATCGGTGCTAGTTCGGTACGGTGATACAGTTGTGCTTGGCAGCGCTAGCGTTGGTACGAGGCCGGTTGTGTTAGACTACTTTCCGCTATCAATTGATTATGAGGAGAAATTTTATGCTGCTGGCAAAATTAGCGGTAGCCGTTTCATCAAGCGAGAAGGTCGTCCAAGCGATGATGCGGTTTTGATCGGTCGCCTGATCGATCGCCCAATCCGCCCGCTTTTCCCGAAAGGTTATCGCCAGGAGGTTCAGGTCGTCTCTACTGTCCTCTCGATGGATCCAGGTTTCCGACCCGACATGATTGCTATGATTGCGGCAAGTAGCGCTCTGATGCTCACTGGAACGCCATTTGATGGTCCAGTTGCGGGCTTGCGCGTAGGACGTGTTAATGGTGAGTTTAGGGCATTTCTTACACCAGAAGAGCGCGAGGAGAGTGATCTTGATCTAGTTGTGGCTGGTATTGAATCAGGCATAACGATGGTAGAAGCTGGGGCCAAAGAAGTTTCTGAGGAGGTGATTGTCGACGCGATTGCCTGGGCGCATGAAATGATGCAGCCGGCAATACAGTTGCAAAAGGAGCTCAAAGAAAAGGTGGCGCCAAAAGAGCGTGAATATACGCTTGTTTTGCCAAACGAAGATATTCAAAAAGAGGCAAACGTATGGGTGGAAGGTAAGTTTGGGGCGGTAATCCGCAAAGCTTATCCTGAACGTAACGAAATGATTAACGAAATTCGCTTGGCGTACCACATAGAAATGGCGGAAAAACACGGTGGCGAGGAGGAGTACGCGTCGCTTCGTGATGAATACGATGAAGCATTTACAAAGGCGCTTCATGAGGATGTCCGTAAGGGTATTGTTGAGGAGGGGATTCGTCCTGATGGTCGTCAACTTACCGAAATACGTCCACTCAGTTCCGAAGTTGGTATTTTACCGCGGACACACGGTTCGAGCCTGTTTACCCGCGGTGTTACGCAGGGTATGAACATTGTGACGCTTGCACCCCTCAGTTATGCTCAATTAGTCGATACTATGGAGCGTACTGACGACGAGCGTCGTTATATGCATCACTACAATGCGCCACCATATACGGTTGGTGAGACTGGTCGTATTGGTAGTCCGGGTCGTCGTGAAATCGGTCATGGCTATCTAGCGGAGCGTGCACTTAGCGCAGTGCTTCCGACCGAGGAGGAATTCCCGTATGCAATCCGTAGTGTCACTGAGATTATGAGTCAAAATGGCTCAACCAGTATGGCCGCTACCTGTAGTTCGTGTTTGGCTTTGATGGATGCAGGTGTGCCTCTTAGACGGCCGGTGAGTGGTATCGCGATGGGGCTTATGATGGATGGTAATACACCTTATGTGCTATCTGATATTGCCGATGCCGAAGACTTTGCGGGTGACATGGACTTTAAGGTTACGGGTACAGAAAAGGGCGTTACGGCTATGCAGATGGACATGAAGGTTCATGGTCTGCCTGTGGCGGTCTTGCGCCAAGCGATTGAGCAATCAAAAGCTGGTCGTGCGCATATATTGGAGCATATGTTGTCAGTATTGCCACAGCCACGTCAGACGCTGAGTCCGTATGCGCCGAGAATTGAGAAAATAAAAATCAATCCAGACAAGATTGGTGCAGTTATTGGTAAGGGTGGCGAGGTGATCAATAAGATTACTGCCGAGACTGGTGCGATGATTGACATAAAAGATGATGGGCTGATCACAGTCGCGTCACCAGATGGCAAAACGATCGAAAAAGCCCTCAACTGGATTCGTAGTTTGACCGAAGAGCCAGAAGTTGGCAAGATTTACACTGGTAAGGTCGTTACTATCAAGGATTTCGGTGCGTTTGTGAATATTTTGCCTGGTACCGATGGTATGCTTCATATATCACAGCTTTCTGACAAGCGTGTTGAGAAGGTGACCGATGTAATCAAAGAAGGGCAGATGGTCAAAGTCAAGCTCTCGGGAATAGACGAGAAGGGGCGTTTGAATCTAACGATGAAAGGTGTGGATCAGTAA
- a CDS encoding HAD-IA family hydrolase, translating to MIRGIIFDCFGVLYGRAVDAIRELCPDKYQQELSDLNKQADHGFISGREYIEGIAEIVGRTTGEIREILDERHVRNSELLAYSQSLRDHYKVGLLSNVSSGTLDELFSPEERSKLFDAVLLSYEEHLVKPNPEVFRIMAQRMGLRPEECVMIDDLEENCEGAEVAGMQSVQHITNAYTKEMMSKILQETK from the coding sequence ATGATACGTGGTATTATTTTTGATTGTTTTGGGGTGTTATACGGCAGGGCCGTTGATGCGATACGAGAGCTTTGTCCAGACAAGTATCAGCAGGAGCTTAGCGACTTAAACAAGCAGGCTGACCACGGATTTATTTCGGGTCGAGAATATATCGAGGGAATCGCAGAAATTGTTGGTAGGACGACTGGTGAAATCAGGGAGATTCTGGATGAACGTCATGTGCGAAACAGCGAGCTTTTAGCGTACTCTCAATCACTGCGAGATCACTACAAGGTTGGCTTGTTGAGTAACGTGTCCAGCGGAACGCTTGATGAGCTTTTCTCGCCTGAGGAGCGGAGCAAGCTTTTTGATGCTGTCCTTTTGTCGTACGAGGAACACCTCGTAAAGCCAAATCCAGAAGTATTTCGAATTATGGCGCAGCGTATGGGGCTTAGGCCGGAGGAGTGTGTGATGATTGATGATCTAGAAGAAAATTGTGAGGGTGCAGAGGTTGCTGGTATGCAGAGCGTGCAACACATCACTAATGCATATACGAAAGAGATGATGTCAAAAATACTACAAGAGACTAAATAA
- a CDS encoding AAA family ATPase: MTQHHTEKARILAFVGLTGSGKSEAVNYVCKKGFPKVYFGGVVLNAMKEAGIEWTEANERQFREEIREREGKDFVVKQIIKEIHDLIDAGQRYIVADGLYTWTEYKLLKREFPGELTVVAVVAPKRLRHHRLTLRPVRPLTVEEASSRDWAEIENLEKGGPIAIADHFLYNDKNIDTLEERIDTLLKDLNFQA, translated from the coding sequence ATGACACAACATCACACTGAAAAGGCGCGTATTCTCGCCTTTGTTGGCTTAACAGGAAGCGGTAAATCAGAGGCGGTGAATTACGTCTGCAAAAAAGGATTTCCAAAAGTATACTTTGGAGGAGTCGTACTAAATGCGATGAAAGAAGCTGGCATCGAATGGACCGAGGCCAACGAGCGTCAGTTCCGTGAAGAAATTCGTGAACGTGAAGGGAAAGATTTTGTCGTCAAGCAAATCATCAAAGAGATTCATGACCTCATAGACGCAGGCCAAAGATATATTGTTGCCGACGGTCTCTACACCTGGACAGAGTACAAATTACTAAAACGTGAGTTTCCTGGTGAACTCACAGTGGTTGCCGTAGTAGCACCAAAGCGCCTACGGCATCACCGTCTCACATTAAGACCAGTTCGACCCCTGACAGTCGAGGAGGCCAGCTCGCGTGATTGGGCCGAGATAGAAAACCTAGAAAAAGGTGGCCCTATAGCTATTGCCGACCACTTCCTTTATAACGACAAAAATATCGACACCCTCGAGGAGAGAATTGATACACTGCTTAAAGATTTAAACTTTCAAGCGTAA
- the mutM gene encoding bifunctional DNA-formamidopyrimidine glycosylase/DNA-(apurinic or apyrimidinic site) lyase, whose translation MPELPEVETICRGLRRLIVGKTVASVRNYDSPKSFPNDPNTVEQFLCGARVSSVSRRAKVLLIDLSSKYTLVVHLKMTGQLVFQGSERWGGGHPSDSFINTLPDNTTREHIEFTDGSRLYFNDLRKFGWMKLIPTDEVSSISFMRKVGPEPLDDSFTSKEFIPRIRRRNGTTVKAAILDQTVLAGVGNIYADESLWLAKIHPATRVRDVSDRQLTELLTHIKAVMTLSIEHGGSTDRNYIDAEGNKGSYLTFANVFRREGQACRSHPDVAIEKIKVAGRGTHVCPVCQPMQK comes from the coding sequence ATGCCTGAACTGCCAGAAGTTGAAACAATTTGTCGTGGATTAAGGCGTCTCATCGTTGGTAAGACGGTAGCGAGCGTTCGTAATTACGATAGTCCAAAAAGCTTTCCAAACGACCCTAACACAGTTGAACAATTTTTATGTGGCGCAAGGGTTTCGTCGGTGTCACGACGAGCAAAGGTATTACTCATCGACTTATCTAGTAAATATACACTTGTTGTGCATCTCAAGATGACGGGGCAGCTGGTTTTTCAGGGTAGTGAGCGGTGGGGAGGTGGTCATCCGAGTGACTCGTTTATCAATACTCTGCCAGATAACACCACTCGAGAGCATATCGAATTTACTGATGGATCAAGGCTGTATTTTAATGATTTACGTAAGTTTGGCTGGATGAAGCTGATCCCGACAGATGAGGTCTCGAGTATTAGTTTTATGCGAAAGGTTGGCCCAGAGCCGCTAGATGATTCATTTACGAGTAAGGAATTTATCCCGCGGATCCGGCGACGCAATGGTACGACAGTGAAAGCAGCGATACTCGATCAGACTGTTTTGGCGGGAGTGGGTAATATTTACGCCGACGAGTCTCTCTGGTTAGCCAAAATTCATCCAGCGACACGTGTTCGTGATGTGTCAGATAGGCAACTCACTGAGCTCTTGACTCACATAAAGGCAGTGATGACGCTTAGTATCGAGCACGGTGGTAGCACCGACAGAAACTACATAGACGCAGAAGGCAACAAGGGGAGCTATCTCACTTTTGCCAATGTATTTCGTCGCGAGGGGCAGGCATGTCGGTCTCATCCAGATGTTGCTATTGAGAAAATCAAAGTGGCCGGTCGTGGTACTCATGTTTGCCCAGTGTGTCAGCCTATGCAAAAATAG
- the truB gene encoding tRNA pseudouridine(55) synthase TruB: MDKVLFIDKPSGMTSFGVVARIRRVLSKQEGKKVKVGHTGTLDPFATGLMIIVVGKECRNAGHYTKLDKVYEATITLGQTSTTGDPEGEVNIYQPEVIVPTREQVERVLEKFTGEIRQRPPIFSAIKIDGQRAYKLARDGREIEMPERKVLVYSLELVSYVYPELKIRVHVSSGTYIRSLAVDIGEALGTGAYCSGLRRTKIGKWDVDDASQLEEFGITN; encoded by the coding sequence ATGGATAAGGTGCTGTTCATTGATAAACCGTCGGGAATGACTAGTTTTGGTGTCGTTGCACGTATTCGTCGGGTTCTTAGCAAGCAAGAAGGTAAGAAAGTTAAAGTCGGTCATACAGGTACGCTTGACCCATTTGCGACAGGGCTGATGATTATTGTCGTGGGCAAGGAGTGTCGTAATGCCGGCCACTACACCAAGTTAGATAAGGTATACGAGGCAACAATTACTCTCGGACAGACAAGTACAACAGGTGATCCAGAGGGTGAGGTAAATATTTATCAGCCTGAGGTTATCGTACCAACCCGTGAGCAGGTCGAGAGAGTCTTAGAGAAGTTTACGGGTGAAATTAGACAGCGACCACCGATATTTAGTGCGATTAAGATTGATGGTCAGCGGGCTTACAAGCTGGCGCGTGACGGCAGAGAGATTGAGATGCCAGAGCGTAAGGTGTTGGTTTATTCGCTTGAGCTAGTTTCGTACGTATATCCTGAATTAAAAATTCGCGTACACGTATCTAGCGGTACATATATCCGTAGTCTAGCAGTTGATATCGGTGAGGCGCTTGGTACTGGTGCATACTGTAGTGGGTTAAGGCGGACTAAAATAGGTAAATGGGACGTTGACGATGCAAGCCAGCTAGAAGAATTCGGAATAACAAACTAA
- the rpsO gene encoding 30S ribosomal protein S15 — MISKDNKAKAIALTQVNKNDVGSPQAQVSILTARIKEVTEHLKTNKHDHMARRGLIQMVGRRKKLLKYLETTDFEAYKATLEKLGLRK; from the coding sequence ATGATATCAAAGGATAACAAAGCGAAAGCGATTGCTTTGACTCAGGTCAACAAAAATGATGTCGGTAGCCCACAGGCTCAGGTATCAATTTTAACGGCTCGTATCAAAGAGGTGACTGAACATCTCAAGACCAACAAGCACGACCATATGGCACGACGCGGTCTGATTCAGATGGTAGGGCGACGAAAGAAGCTCCTCAAATACCTTGAAACGACTGACTTTGAGGCATACAAGGCCACGCTAGAGAAATTAGGCTTGCGTAAATAG